One part of the Procambarus clarkii isolate CNS0578487 chromosome 41, FALCON_Pclarkii_2.0, whole genome shotgun sequence genome encodes these proteins:
- the LOC138373123 gene encoding tripartite motif-containing protein 59-like, with protein MMDNKPEECSVCFNDYDDNQLRPRTLPCGHTFCSQCVDNAIKNGQLTCPSCRAEHAATAATQFPISYAVEAFVRKLKNIQPSTEEVVPAKPYEGPARGISKKLRSLVQEQKSIISSLIISCEKVLSQLGEYRGQLGDWKTHHLQLQDRLYALVEQNKSAMKLLELEDTSVVDMTTQGEEGKTQLQAMLGSLDTVNTPQEFDTTIDTADECSMKVEDWLQKCQELFPNVKTVHTSVKVRC; from the coding sequence gataacaagccagaggaatgttcagtgtgttttaacgatTATGATGACAATCAACTACGACCTCGTACACTGCCatgtggccacacattctgctcccagtgtgttgacaatgctatcaagaatggtcagctgacctgccccagctgccgtgccgagcacgctgccacagccgctactcagttcccaattagctATGCTGTGGAGGCTTTTGTTAGGAAACTAAAAAATATCCAGCCATcaactgaggaagtagtgccagcaaaaccttatgaaggtcccgccagaggcatcagtaagaagttacgttccctggtgcaggagcagaagagcatcatcagcagcctcattaTTAGCTGTGAAaaggtactgtcccagctgggggagtaccggggccagctgggggactggaagactcaccacctccagctccaggacagactctatgctctggtagagcagaacaagtcagcaatgaaactcttggaactggaggataccagtgtggtggatatgacaacacaaggagaggaagggaagactcagctgcaggccatgttggggagcctcgacacagtcaacactcCACAGGAGTTTGacacaaccatagacacagctgatgagtgcagcatgaaggtagaagattggctccagaagtgccaggaactcttccctAATGTCAAGACagtccacacctcagtgaaggtacgctgctga